One genomic segment of Drosophila melanogaster chromosome 3R includes these proteins:
- the spn-B gene encoding spindle B produces MTNFLDQLPKHIREIAEQVNVLAPEEVLTTPKVRFLDTRQQSLHTIVRKCTPDDVRVLKDAAAKWLAEMPQSADSLFKPLVNVRWSRVSFGCSALDRCTGGGVVTRGITELCGAAGVGKTQLLLQLSLCVQLPRELGGLGKGVAYICTESSFPARRLLQMSKACEKRHPEMELNFLGNIFVENHIEAEPLLACVINRIPRLMQQHGIGLIIIDSVAAIFRLYNDYLERARHMRRLADALLSYADKYNCAVVCVNQVATRDGQDEIPCLGLQWAHLGRTRLRVSRVPKQHRMGDQLITVRKLEILYSPETPNDFAEFLITAEGVVNVPEPSVPSPPAKMRRL; encoded by the exons ATGACAAACTTTCTGGATCAATTGCCCAAGCATATCAGAGAAATCGCCGAGCAGG TTAATGTTCTCGCACCGGAGGAGGTGCTGACAACTCCCAAGGTGCGATTCCTGGACACCCGCCAGCAATCGCTGCACACAATCGTGCGAAAATGCACTCCGGATGATGTTAGGGTGCTCAAGGATGCGGCAGCCAAGTGGCTGGCAGAGATGCCCCAGTCAG CGGATTCCCTCTTCAAGCCGCTTGTCAATGTTAGATGGTCGCGGGTGTCGTTTGGATGTTCCGCTTTAGATCGCTGCACGGGCGGGGGAGTGGTCACTCGTGGAATTACAGAGCTATGTGGAGCAGCCGGCGTGGGCAAGACCCAGTTGCTTCTTCAGCTATCCCTTTGTGTCCAGCTACCCCGTGAGTTGGGTGGCTTGGGCAAAGGCGTGGCCTACATATGCACGGAGAGTTCCTTTCCGGCGAGAAGATTGCTGCAGATGAGCAAAGCCTGCGAGAAGAGGCATCCCGAAATGGAGCTGAATTTTCTGGGAAACATCTTTGTGGAAAATCACATTGAGGCA GAACCTCTCCTGGCGTGCGTTATAAACCGCATTCCGCGACTGATGCAACAACATGGCATTGGCCTGATCATTATTGATTCTGTGGCCGCCATATTCCGGCTGTATAATGATTATCTGGAACGAGCGAGACATATGCGTCGACTGGCAGACGCTCTGCTCAGCTACGCGGATAAGTACAACTGTGCCGTGGTCTGTGTGAATCAGGTGGCCACCAGGGACGGTCAGGATGAGATTCCCTGCTTGGGATTGCAGTGGGCGCACCTAGGACGCACTAGACTGCGTGTTTCCCGGGTGCCCAAGCAGCATCGCATGGGTGATCAACTGATAACGGTGCGCAAACTGGAAATACTTTACTCACCAGAGACTCCCAATGATTTCGCCGAGTTTCTTATCACCGCAGAAGGTGTGGTCAATGTTCCAGAGCCATCTGTTCCCAGCCCACCCGCCAAAATGCGTCGACTGTGA
- the Afti gene encoding aftiphilin, isoform C, with translation MVNVPPLLCSTPPPIDFGEEDDDSGLQSTIHLDEGDEYSDFGLVSSSKEPPPPPDPVEEFREKPPDLLEDKQTVEAFNYQVKQKMDYDVFEETAPPTPPPLSLELDDEELEEHVPSLKLDSLSLYSTESVSAASTLSPVAETSAVAPPAMQTTKAHILSHQVTLEDVSDDSDEECSPKKPKELFIREGAVDFFAIEVLATPTLPYGEGFSEENVDTGKGEYVENTSQPEESFRSLEAQEESSNTLEKPMENQSRGLSNPPNQEESPHQWGEPANSDTYSFTNLDATPKDLVHKEIVPEMQEQEDDDDFGDFADFSAAEPQLEITENSTSAFETPSLAINSRTESQPLEVKTAPSTEESSKLPPAETDDGFDDFQEFATPANGNHGQSEDDDDFGDFAAPVVTPVSVPPPPPPAAVHLSIDERVKPVLDMMFPQPTELDSKSMDNRRPLAQCQRFNFGAIEHAQALDYQWSSSEMRHALVRSLGIDSRNILFGDKWNSSMPRFAANLSFDPLKPLKPQSTGAASSLEPISNSTSYQGLENAAATTASQTETRTGPSHGEGSTGSCSASNSDGEERPSHSHQPTAVPSPESNHIESTAAASAAAVAAAAATLPTTLSADSPAHKLNGGEQLHQQRSEPEQFDLRTTPPAAAPAQEEIVGSSMASYSVPLKETHIYTPSKSDTAVAKTTTLAPIDFDYEMAATGIIIDETVVKKEYRDVEYKPPFGLDSPSKLSGNGAASSFQLPPQTTEDDDFSDFQSMPAPRSRIDTPTFGEQMILSPAILLPQAIPLAKKPAATIEWGDNALSSINAEEMARIEELFSSQAKPLTISASVAKKPAPSTPAQSQPQEDDEWSDFVSVPVTQQQPHHQQNAIANNNNIVNSNARKPAAPKEDDWSDFVSSTPPARPAPQFNSGAWQSANFYNNPLSLYQAQQQLQQQPHSNLVPKGSTSSSNNNNVPAIPQQIHIMHDFSTAPVSGGLGVGATYQQQHQRQQFQIGNAKVAPRISLIPDLSFVAPALPTNAGAFMGALPKPTFGGKK, from the exons ATGGTGAATGTACCACCGCTGCTCTGCAGCACCCCCCCGCCCATCGATTTTGGTGAGGAAGACGACGATTCCGGTTTACAATCCACCATCCATTTGGACGAGGGTGACGAATACTCAGATTTTGGCTTAGTCAGCAGCTCGAAAG AACCCCCTCCACCACCAGATCCCGTGGAGGAATTTCGAGAAAAGCCACCTGATTTGCTGGAAGACAAACAAACCGTCGAGGCATTTAATTACCAGGTGAAACAGAAGATGGATTACGATGTTTTCGAGGAAACAGCACCGCCGACGCCGCCTCCGTTGAGCTTGGAACTGGATGATGAGGAACTGGAGGAGCATGTGCCCTCCCTTAAGTTGGACAGTCTAAGTCTCTATTCCACGGAAAGCGTTTCTGCCGCCTCCACACTCTCACCGGTTGCGGAGACTAGTGCAGTTGCTCCGCCGGCTATGCAAACAACCAAAGCCCATATCCTCAGCCACCAAGTCACGCTGGAGGATGTGTCCGATGACAGCGACGAGGAGTGCTCGCCAAAGAAGCCCAAAGAACTATTTATACGCGAGGGAGCTGTGGATTTCTTTGCCATAGAGGTATTGGCCACTCCAACCCTACCATATGGAGAAGGCTTTTCGGAGGAGAATGTGGATACAGGGAAAGGAGAATACGTAGAGAATACCTCCCAGCCAGAAGAAAGCTTTAGAAGTTTGGAAGCCCAGGAGGAAAGTTCAAATACCTTAGAAAAGCCTATGGAAAATCAAAGCCGTGGCTTATCAAATCCTCCAAATCAGGAGGAATCCCCTCACCAATGGGGTGAACCAGCAAATAGTGATACATATTCATTTACAAATCTTGATGCGACGCCAAAAGACTTAGTACACAAAGAAATTGTTCCCGAAATGCAAGAGCAagaagatgatgatgacttCGGTGACTTTGCGGATTTCTCAGCAGCAGAACCCCAACTAGAAATCACGGAGAATTCAACGTCTGCCTTTGAGACACCTTCCTTAGCAATCAATTCCCGAACGGAATCTCAACCTCTAGAGGTTAAGACGGCTCCTAGCACAGAAGAATCCTCTAAGTTACCTCCTGCAGAGACCGATGATGGCTTCGATGATTTTCAGGAGTTTGCCACTCCTGCGAATGGAAACCACGGTCAAAGCGAAGACGACGATGATTTTGGCGACTTCGCCGCGCCCGTAGTGACTCCTGTTTCTGTAcctccgccaccgccgccagcTGCTGTCCATCTGAGCATAGATGAAAGGGTTAAGCCAGTCCTTGATATGATGTTTCCACAACCAACGGAACTGGACAGCAAAAGTATGGACAATCGCAGGCCTTTGGCTCAGTGCCAGCGATTCAATTTTGGTGCCATAGAGCATGCCCAAGCCCTTGATTACCAATGGAGCAGCTCGGAAATGAGACACGCCCTTGTTCGATCGCTGGGCATCGATTCAAGGAATATA CTCTTCGGCGACAAGTGGAACTCATCGATGCCACGTTTTGCTGCCAACCTGAGCTTTGATCCGCTGAAGCCGCTGAAACCTCAATCAACCGGCGCCGCAAGCAGCCTGGAGCCCATTTCCAATTCCACCAGCTACCAGG GATTGGAAAACGCCGCCGCAACAACGGCGAGCCAAACTGAAACGCGGACTGGCCCGTCTCATGGGGAAGGCTCCACCGGCTCCTGTTCCGCCAGCAATTCCGACGGCGAAGAGCGACCGAGTCATAGCCACCAGCCAACTGCAGTCCCCAGCCCCGAATCGAACCATATTGAATCCACAGCAgcggcatcagcagcagctgttgctgcagcagcagcgacgcTACCGACTACTCTATCAGCAGACAGCCCTGCCCACAAACTCAACGGCGGTGAGCAGCTGCATCAGCAGCGGTCGGAGCCGGAGCAGTTTGATTTGAGGACCACTCCTCCGGCCGCAGCGCCAGCTCAGGAGGAGATCGTGGGCAGCTCGATGGCCAGCTATTCGGTGCCGCTGAAGGAGACCCATATCTATACGCCCTCCAAATCGGATACGGCGGTGGCCAAGACCACCACACTAGCGCCCATTGATTTCGACTACGAGATGGCTGCGACGGGCATTATCATCGATGAGACGGTGGTGAAGAAGGAGTATCGCGACGTGGAGTACAAACCCCCATTTGGTCTGGATTCGCCCAGCAAACTGAGTGGCAATGGAGCTGCCAGCAGCTTTCAGTTGCCACCACAGACGACGGAAGATGACGACTTTAGTGATTTTCAATCTATGCCGGCGCCAAGGTCTCGAATTGATACACCCACTTTTGGCGAACAGATGATCCTTAGTCCGGCTATTCTGCTGCCCCAAGCCATTCCGCTGGCAAAGAAGCCAGCTGCAACTATTGAATGGGGCGACAATGCTCTGTCTAGCATAAATGCCGAGGAAATGGCCAGGATAGAGGAGTTGTTCTCCTCGCAGGCCAAACCGCTCACCATAAGCGCTTCGGTGGCCAAGAAACCAGCTCCTTCCACGCCAGCTCAGTCTCAGCCTCAAGAAGACGATGAATGGTCGGACTTTGTCTCTGTTCCAGTCACCCAACAGCAACCGCATCATCAGCAAAACGCAATTGCTAACAACAATAATATAGTCAACAGCAACGCTAGGAAACCAGCTGCTCCCAAAGAAGATGATTGGTCGGATTTTGTGAGCAGTACTCCGCCAGCACGACCGGCTCCACAATTCAATTCCGGTGCGTGGCAGAGCGCTAATTTCTACAACAATCCCTTGAGTTTGTAccaggcgcagcagcagctgcagcaacagcctCATAGCAATCTAGTGCCCAAgggcagcaccagcagcagcaataacaacaatgtgCCAGCCATTCCACAGCAAATACACATCATGCACGACTTCTCGACTGCACCCGTGTCTGGAGGATTGGGTGTGGGTGCCacctaccagcagcagcatcagcggcAGCAGTTCCAAATCGGCAACGCCAAGGTGGCTCCACGCATCTCCCTGATCCCCGATCTCAGCTTCGTTGCACCGGCCTTGCCCACAAATGCTGGTGCGTTCATGGGTGCGCTACCGAAACCCACTTTCGGTGGCAAGAAATGA
- the Set8 gene encoding SET domain containing 8, isoform B, producing the protein MIMVRRRQRPAKEAASSSSGGASSGSGIPVDQALPLNVAGNLLEDQYFASPKRKDCRLMKVTQNGQLPEATMMAHNKDNKAGRTIGVPLATRSQTRTIENFFKANAAAKDSQKTIHTEEQLNLGNQELKLDDEELNGQIKLDDEVLKLADKQINENLPFADEVDAKAEQKLMDEELQQVVEELLFDGSSRASSNSPFYQHDMDVMQEIQQTPEIPHIKKVTEPLEGLGSLADFQTHRSALRDSHSSTHSSSTDNIFLQEPVLTLDIDRTPTKASSIKINRSFELAGAVFSSPPSVLNACLNGRFNQIVSLNGQKEALDLPHFDLDQHDSSSCDSGVACGLTANTESPAGQPRRRKPATPHRILCPSPIKTALKVTGGICKVGSADPLSPRKSPRKLPTTTAAVAACKSRRRLNQPKPQAPYQPQLQKPPSQQQQQQQDDIVVVLDDDDDEGDDEDDVRALIKAAEERENQNKAPATANSNKAGMKTMLKPAPVKSKTKSKGPTKGQPPLPLAATNGNREMTDFFPVRRSVRKTKTAVKEEWMRGLEQAVLEERCDGLQVRHFMGKGRGVVADRPFKRNEFVVEYVGDLISIGEAAEREKRYALDENAGCYMYYFKHKSQQYCIDATVDTGKLGRLINHSRAGNLMTKVVLIKQRPHLVLLAKDDIEPGEELTYDYGDRSKESLLHHPWLAF; encoded by the exons ATGATAATGGTGCGAAGACGACAACGGCCCGCCAAGGAAGCCGCATCCTCATCCTCTGGTGGAGCTTCCTCGGGATCGGGAATTCCTGTTGACCAGGCACTGCCACTGAATGTGGCGGGAAATCTGCTGGAGGATCAGTATTTTGCCAGCCCCAAGCGGAAAGACTGCCGTTTGATGAAGGTCACTCAAAATGGCCAACTGCCGGAAGCCACAATGATGGCACACAACAAAGACAACAAAGCGGGTCGCACAATAG GAGTTCCCTTGGCCACGCGCTCACAAACTCGCACCATTGAGAACTTCTTCAAAGCCAATGCTGCCGCTAAGGATTCCCAAAAGACAATACACACAGAGGAGCAGTTGAATCTAGGAAATCAGGAACTGAAACTGGACGATGAGGAGCTAAATGGACAGATAAAACTAGATGACGAGGTGCTAAAGCTGGCAGACAAGCAGATAAATGAAAACCTTCCCTTTGCCGACGAAGTAGATGCCAAGGCAGAACAAAAGCTTATGGATGAGGAACTGCAGCAGGTGGTGGAGGAACTTCTGTTCGATGGCAGTTCCAGAGCGTCCTCCAATTCGCCCTTTTATCAGCATGATATGGATGTCATGCAGGAGATCCAGCAGACTCCAGAAATTCCACACATCAAAAAGGTCACAGAGCCGCTCGAGGGACTGGGCTCTCTGGCCGACTTCCAGACACATCGCTCTGCGCTGAGGGACAGCCACAGTTCCacgcacagcagcagcaccgaCAACATCTTCCTGCAGGAGCCGGTACTGACCCTGGACATTGATCGCACGCCCACCAAAGCCTCCAGCATAAAGATCAATCGGAGCTTCGAACTGGCCGGAGCCGTATTCTCATCACCTCCGTCGGTGCTAAACGCCTGTCTCAATGGACGCTTCAATCAAATAGTAAGCCTGAATGGACAAAAGGAGGCGCTGGACTTGCCGCACTTCGATTTGGATCAACATGACAGTAGTTCTTGCGACAGCGGAGTAGCCTGTGGTCTCACTGCCAATACAGAATCGCCAGCGGGGCAACCCCGACGCAGAAAACCAGCCACACCGCATCGCATCCTCTGCCCCTCGCCAATCAAAACGGCTTTGAAGGTAACTGGAGGGATTTGCAAGGTCGGATCTGCGGATCCATTGTCGCCGCGCAAGTCTCCTCGAAAACTGCCGACCACAACAGCAGCGGTGGCAGCCTGCAAGTCGCGTCGAAGACTGAACCAGCCAAAGCCACAAGCGCCTTACCAGCCACAGCTACAGAAACCACCgtcacaacagcagcagcagcagcaggatgaTATCGTCGTGGTGCtagacgacgacgatgatgaagGAGATGACGAGGACGACGTTCGAGCCCTGATCAAGGCTGCCGAGGAGCGTGAAAACCAGAACAAAGCACCAGCCACAGCGAACAGCAACAAAGCAGGCATGAAAACGATGCTCAAGCCTGCGCCCGTGAAATCAAAGACCAAAAGCAAGGGGCCAACGAAGGGACAACCGCCGCTGCCCTTGGCTGCCACCAACGGCAATCGTGAGATGACGGACTTCTTCCCGGTGCGAAGGAGTGTGCGCAAGACTAAGACGGCCGTCAAGGAGGAATGGATGCGAGGCTTGGAGCAAGCAGTGCTGGAAGAGCGCTGCGATGGTCTCCAAGTACGCCACTTTATGGGCAAGGGAAGAGGCGTAGTCGCCGATCGGCCCTTTAAACGCAACGAATTTGTGGTTGAGTATGTGGGAGATCTCATATCTATAGGCGAAGCCGCGGAACGGGAGAAACGCTATGCGTTGGACGAGAATGCTGGGTGCTATATGTACTACTTCAAGCACAAGTCCCAGCAGTACTGCATCGATGCAACCGTTGACACCGGCAAGCTGGGGCGCCTCATCAATCACTCGCGGGCTGGTAACCTAATGACCAAAGTAGTACTTATCAAACAGCGGCCGCATCTCGTACTCCTGGCCAAGGACGACATCGAGCCGGGCGAGGAACTGACCTATGACTACGGGGACCGATCGAAGGAGTCACTATTGCACCATCCTTGGTTGGCCTTCTGA
- the Afti gene encoding aftiphilin, isoform E: MVNVPPLLCSTPPPIDFGEEDDDSGLQSTIHLDEGDEYSDFGLVSSSKEPPPPPDPVEEFREKPPDLLEDKQTVEAFNYQVKQKMDYDVFEETAPPTPPPLSLELDDEELEEHVPSLKLDSLSLYSTESVSAASTLSPVAETSAVAPPAMQTTKAHILSHQVTLEDVSDDSDEECSPKKPKELFIREGAVDFFAIEVLATPTLPYGEGFSEENVDTGKGEYVENTSQPEESFRSLEAQEESSNTLEKPMENQSRGLSNPPNQEESPHQWGEPANSDTYSFTNLDATPKDLVHKEIVPEMQEQEDDDDFGDFADFSAAEPQLEITENSTSAFETPSLAINSRTESQPLEVKTAPSTEESSKLPPAETDDGFDDFQEFATPANGNHGQSEDDDDFGDFAAPVVTPVSVPPPPPPAAVHLSIDERVKPVLDMMFPQPTELDSKSMDNRRPLAQCQRFNFGAIEHAQALDYQWSSSEMRHALVRSLGIDSRNILFGDKWNSSMPRFAANLSFDPLKPLKPQSTGAASSLEPISNSTSYQESHVQTLQLEQLDQLTVVANADKINLVTSNSHTNNNNDNGDNDVAAPVDQLDCMPPVMDLMTHNDHNLTIDLHHSPSLTHFATICNNNNNDNNNPNNLNNNHAKNTATMTITINTNLTAHDALLDFRLENAAATTASQTETRTGPSHGEGSTGSCSASNSDGEERPSHSHQPTAVPSPESNHIESTAAASAAAVAAAAATLPTTLSADSPAHKLNGGEQLHQQRSEPEQFDLRTTPPAAAPAQEEIVGSSMASYSVPLKETHIYTPSKSDTAVAKTTTLAPIDFDYEMAATGIIIDETVVKKEYRDVEYKPPFGLDSPSKLSGNGAASSFQLPPQTTEDDDFSDFQSMPAPRSRIDTPTFGEQMILSPAILLPQAIPLAKKPAATIEWGDNALSSINAEEMARIEELFSSQAKPLTISASVAKKPAPSTPAQSQPQEDDEWSDFVSVPVTQQQPHHQQNAIANNNNIVNSNARKPAAPKEDDWSDFVSSTPPARPAPQFNSGAWQSANFYNNPLSLYQAQQQLQQQPHSNLVPKGSTSSSNNNNVPAIPQQIHIMHDFSTAPVSGGLGVGATYQQQHQRQQFQIGNAKVAPRISLIPDLSFVAPALPTNAGAFMGALPKPTFGGKK, from the exons ATGGTGAATGTACCACCGCTGCTCTGCAGCACCCCCCCGCCCATCGATTTTGGTGAGGAAGACGACGATTCCGGTTTACAATCCACCATCCATTTGGACGAGGGTGACGAATACTCAGATTTTGGCTTAGTCAGCAGCTCGAAAG AACCCCCTCCACCACCAGATCCCGTGGAGGAATTTCGAGAAAAGCCACCTGATTTGCTGGAAGACAAACAAACCGTCGAGGCATTTAATTACCAGGTGAAACAGAAGATGGATTACGATGTTTTCGAGGAAACAGCACCGCCGACGCCGCCTCCGTTGAGCTTGGAACTGGATGATGAGGAACTGGAGGAGCATGTGCCCTCCCTTAAGTTGGACAGTCTAAGTCTCTATTCCACGGAAAGCGTTTCTGCCGCCTCCACACTCTCACCGGTTGCGGAGACTAGTGCAGTTGCTCCGCCGGCTATGCAAACAACCAAAGCCCATATCCTCAGCCACCAAGTCACGCTGGAGGATGTGTCCGATGACAGCGACGAGGAGTGCTCGCCAAAGAAGCCCAAAGAACTATTTATACGCGAGGGAGCTGTGGATTTCTTTGCCATAGAGGTATTGGCCACTCCAACCCTACCATATGGAGAAGGCTTTTCGGAGGAGAATGTGGATACAGGGAAAGGAGAATACGTAGAGAATACCTCCCAGCCAGAAGAAAGCTTTAGAAGTTTGGAAGCCCAGGAGGAAAGTTCAAATACCTTAGAAAAGCCTATGGAAAATCAAAGCCGTGGCTTATCAAATCCTCCAAATCAGGAGGAATCCCCTCACCAATGGGGTGAACCAGCAAATAGTGATACATATTCATTTACAAATCTTGATGCGACGCCAAAAGACTTAGTACACAAAGAAATTGTTCCCGAAATGCAAGAGCAagaagatgatgatgacttCGGTGACTTTGCGGATTTCTCAGCAGCAGAACCCCAACTAGAAATCACGGAGAATTCAACGTCTGCCTTTGAGACACCTTCCTTAGCAATCAATTCCCGAACGGAATCTCAACCTCTAGAGGTTAAGACGGCTCCTAGCACAGAAGAATCCTCTAAGTTACCTCCTGCAGAGACCGATGATGGCTTCGATGATTTTCAGGAGTTTGCCACTCCTGCGAATGGAAACCACGGTCAAAGCGAAGACGACGATGATTTTGGCGACTTCGCCGCGCCCGTAGTGACTCCTGTTTCTGTAcctccgccaccgccgccagcTGCTGTCCATCTGAGCATAGATGAAAGGGTTAAGCCAGTCCTTGATATGATGTTTCCACAACCAACGGAACTGGACAGCAAAAGTATGGACAATCGCAGGCCTTTGGCTCAGTGCCAGCGATTCAATTTTGGTGCCATAGAGCATGCCCAAGCCCTTGATTACCAATGGAGCAGCTCGGAAATGAGACACGCCCTTGTTCGATCGCTGGGCATCGATTCAAGGAATATA CTCTTCGGCGACAAGTGGAACTCATCGATGCCACGTTTTGCTGCCAACCTGAGCTTTGATCCGCTGAAGCCGCTGAAACCTCAATCAACCGGCGCCGCAAGCAGCCTGGAGCCCATTTCCAATTCCACCAGCTACCAGG AATCACATGTACAGACATTACAATTGGAACAACTAGACCAACTAACGGTGGTGGCTAATGCTGATAAAATAAATCTTGTTACCTCTAACTCCCACACCAATAACAACAACGATAATGGTGATAACGACGTTGCTGCACCCGTTGATCAACTGGATTGTATGCCACCTGTGATGGATTTGATGACCCATAACGATCACAATTTGACAATCGATTTGCACCACTCTCCATCACTCACACATTTTGCCACCAtctgcaacaacaataataacgaTAATAACAATCCCAACAATCTTAACAACAATCATGCAAAAAATACTGCAACAATGACAATAACAATTAACACAAACCTCACTGCTCACGACGCCTTGCTGGATTTTA GATTGGAAAACGCCGCCGCAACAACGGCGAGCCAAACTGAAACGCGGACTGGCCCGTCTCATGGGGAAGGCTCCACCGGCTCCTGTTCCGCCAGCAATTCCGACGGCGAAGAGCGACCGAGTCATAGCCACCAGCCAACTGCAGTCCCCAGCCCCGAATCGAACCATATTGAATCCACAGCAgcggcatcagcagcagctgttgctgcagcagcagcgacgcTACCGACTACTCTATCAGCAGACAGCCCTGCCCACAAACTCAACGGCGGTGAGCAGCTGCATCAGCAGCGGTCGGAGCCGGAGCAGTTTGATTTGAGGACCACTCCTCCGGCCGCAGCGCCAGCTCAGGAGGAGATCGTGGGCAGCTCGATGGCCAGCTATTCGGTGCCGCTGAAGGAGACCCATATCTATACGCCCTCCAAATCGGATACGGCGGTGGCCAAGACCACCACACTAGCGCCCATTGATTTCGACTACGAGATGGCTGCGACGGGCATTATCATCGATGAGACGGTGGTGAAGAAGGAGTATCGCGACGTGGAGTACAAACCCCCATTTGGTCTGGATTCGCCCAGCAAACTGAGTGGCAATGGAGCTGCCAGCAGCTTTCAGTTGCCACCACAGACGACGGAAGATGACGACTTTAGTGATTTTCAATCTATGCCGGCGCCAAGGTCTCGAATTGATACACCCACTTTTGGCGAACAGATGATCCTTAGTCCGGCTATTCTGCTGCCCCAAGCCATTCCGCTGGCAAAGAAGCCAGCTGCAACTATTGAATGGGGCGACAATGCTCTGTCTAGCATAAATGCCGAGGAAATGGCCAGGATAGAGGAGTTGTTCTCCTCGCAGGCCAAACCGCTCACCATAAGCGCTTCGGTGGCCAAGAAACCAGCTCCTTCCACGCCAGCTCAGTCTCAGCCTCAAGAAGACGATGAATGGTCGGACTTTGTCTCTGTTCCAGTCACCCAACAGCAACCGCATCATCAGCAAAACGCAATTGCTAACAACAATAATATAGTCAACAGCAACGCTAGGAAACCAGCTGCTCCCAAAGAAGATGATTGGTCGGATTTTGTGAGCAGTACTCCGCCAGCACGACCGGCTCCACAATTCAATTCCGGTGCGTGGCAGAGCGCTAATTTCTACAACAATCCCTTGAGTTTGTAccaggcgcagcagcagctgcagcaacagcctCATAGCAATCTAGTGCCCAAgggcagcaccagcagcagcaataacaacaatgtgCCAGCCATTCCACAGCAAATACACATCATGCACGACTTCTCGACTGCACCCGTGTCTGGAGGATTGGGTGTGGGTGCCacctaccagcagcagcatcagcggcAGCAGTTCCAAATCGGCAACGCCAAGGTGGCTCCACGCATCTCCCTGATCCCCGATCTCAGCTTCGTTGCACCGGCCTTGCCCACAAATGCTGGTGCGTTCATGGGTGCGCTACCGAAACCCACTTTCGGTGGCAAGAAATGA
- the ATPsynE gene encoding ATP synthase, subunit E, isoform A encodes MSQAPVRVSPLIKFGRWSLLLVGIAYGAAHQSRLSKKEEKLREIEAQQKAVRDAKLAEEKKRSAEAEARALAELSKPTPKH; translated from the coding sequence ATGTCGCAGGCTCCCGTTCGCGTTTCCCCGCTGATCAAGTTCGGCAGATGGTCCCTGCTCCTGGTGGGCATTGCCTACGGCGCCGCCCACCAGAGCCGCCTGTCCAAGAAGGAGGAGAAGTTGCGCGAGATCGAGGCACAGCAGAAGGCCGTCCGTGATGCCAAGCTCGCCGAGGAGAAGAAGCGCAGCGCAGAGGCTGAGGCCCGTGccttggctgagctttcgAAGCCCACTCCCAAGCACTAG